In Malus sylvestris chromosome 16, drMalSylv7.2, whole genome shotgun sequence, the following are encoded in one genomic region:
- the LOC126608013 gene encoding cyclin-dependent protein kinase inhibitor SMR6-like: MGFSGKSQPVDHMGFDSDPKKSWVVAGISLRAPLKPLYTNPVEQVDGEECSTTPTAEEARIPARLTCPPPPRKRKAAAASKCKFNGAREFFTPPDLETVFIRRHVERAN; encoded by the coding sequence ATGGGATTTTCCGGGAAATCTCAGCCGGTGGATCACATGGGTTTCGATTCCGACCCTAAAAAATCATGGGTCGTCGCCGGAATCTCACTACGTGCGCCGTTAAAGCCGTTGTATACAAATCCGGTAGAGCAAGTTGACGGGGAAGAGTGCTCGACGACTCCCACGGCGGAAGAAGCCAGGATTCCGGCGAGGCTGACGTGTCCGCCTCCTCCCAGAAAACGTAAAGCTGCTGCTGCTTCGAAATGCAAATTTAATGGTGCTCGGGAGTTCTTCACTCCTCCAGATTTAGAAACCGTGTTTATACGACGCCATGTTGAAAGGGCCAACTGA
- the LOC126608012 gene encoding uncharacterized protein LOC126608012, whose protein sequence is MASEERRIEDELSYPILLSERVRTAVDEAKSFKLECSEVGKQVDRLSQNLRTVVRFATSAPVLYERPIRCIIAEVSKNLERVLTLVRKCKRRSVLRRVVTITRATDFRKLFNFLESSVGDMKWLLSILDPDTAGNNGIELSLAPIASNDPILSWVWSFIATVQMGQLPYRIEAANELASLADDNDRNKKIIVDEGGVSPLLKLLKEGSSPDAQIAAATALYNLACDQEKVSTIVNEVGVPIIVQVLGDSPMRVQSRVATLVARMAEYDSIAQEDFARENVIRPLVTLLSFEMFGEDQNNHQLGKQSIHSLIQISKEMEKSTLAKPKRSSSSSSRDCNYSNTYSSSSYSYYSEGSSRGGHYRKERENEKPHVKLQLKVSCAAALWMLARGSVLNSRRITETKGLLCLAKLVEKEQGELQYNCLMTIMEISAAAESNADLRRAAFKTNSPAAKAVVDQLLRLIKEVDSPTLQIPAIKSIGSLARTFPARETWVIGPLVTQLSHKDLDMATEAAISLGKFACPDNFLCMEHSKTIIEFNAILPLMKLLRGNEHSQLHGLVFLCYLALHSGNTNSLEPTRVLTALEGADRSALPQHPELRELVSKAIYHLNLYHTGGHSQRLTFVP, encoded by the coding sequence ATGGCTTCGGAGGAGAGGCGAATCGAGGACGAATTGTCGTACCCGATTCTGCTGTCGGAGCGGGTTCGGACCGCCGTCGACGAGGCAAAGTCGTTCAAGCTGGAGTGCTCAGAGGTCGGGAAGCAGGTGGATCGCCTCTCGCAAAATCTCCGAACCGTGGTCCGGTTCGCGACGTCGGCGCCGGTTCTGTACGAGCGTCCGATTCGGTGCATTATCGCCGAGGTGTCGAAGAATTTGGAGCGGGTCCTAACCCTGGTGCGCAAGTGCAAGCGCCGGAGCGTCCTACGACGTGTCGTTACGATCACGAGGGCCACCGACTTCCGGAAGCTCTTCAACTTCCTCGAGTCCTCCGTCGGCGACATGAAGTGGCTGCTGAGCATACTCGACCCGGACACCGCGGGCAACAACGGAATTGAACTCTCCCTGGCCCCGATTGCCAGCAACGACCCGATTCTCTCGTGGGTCTGGTCATTCATCGCCACCGTCCAAATGGGTCAGCTGCCGTATCGTATCGAGGCCGCCAACGAGCTCGCCTCGCTGGCGGATGACAACGACAGGAACAAGAAGATTATCGTCGACGAAGGCGGAGTCTCGCCGCTGCTGAAACTGTTGAAAGAGGGCTCGTCGCCGGATGCCCAAATTGCGGCGGCTACGGCGCTGTATAATCTGGCTTGTGATCAGGAGAAGGTGAGCACTATTGTGAATGAGGTTGGGGTGCCCATTATTGTGCAGGTTCTGGGCGACTCACCGATGAGGGTTCAGAGCCGGGTGGCGACCCTGGTGGCGCGAATGGCAGAGTATGACAGCATTGCCCAGGAGGATTTTGCCAGAGAGAATGTGATCAGGCCGCTGGTGACGCTGCTGTCGTTCGAGATGTTCGGGGAGGACCAGAATAATCATCAATTGGGTAAGCAAAGCATTCACTCTCTGATTCAGATTAGTAAGGAAATGGAGAAGAGCACATTAGCAAAACCGAAACGGAGTAGCAGTAGCAGTAGTCGTGACTGTAATTATTCAAATACGTATTCAAGTTCTTCGTATTCTTATTATTCGGAGGGTAGTAGTCGAGGCGGGCATTAtaggaaggagagggagaatGAGAAACCTCATGTAAAGCTTCAGCTGAAAGTTAGCTGTGCCGCCGCGTTGTGGATGCTTGCTAGAGGCAGTGTTTTGAATAGTAGGAGGATAACTGAGACCAAAGGTCTGCTTTGTTTGGCCAAGTTGGTGGAGAAGGAGCAGGGCGAGTTGCAATACAATTGTTTGATGACTATAATGGAGATATCAGCCGCAGCTGAATCCAATGCTGACCTTAGACGAGCTGCATTCAAGACCAATTCGCCGGCTGCCAAGGCGGTTGTGGATCAGCTCTTGAGACTGATCAAAGAGGTGGATAGCCCAACATTGCAAATACCTGCCATTAAATCGATTGGTTCGTTGGCCAGGACATTCCCTGCTCGAGAGACGTGGGTCATTGGTCCGCTAGTGACTCAACTTAGTCACAAAGATCTAGACATGGCTACGGAAGCAGCAATTTCACTTGGGAAGTTTGCTTGTCCGGATAATTTTCTCTGTATGGAGCATTCGAAGACAATAATTGAGTTCAATGCTATTCTGCCTCTGATGAAACTGCTAAGGGGCAACGAGCACTCGCAGCTACACGGATTGGTTTTCCTTTGCTACCTTGCATTACACTCTGGCAATACCAACTCTTTGGAACCGACTAGGGTGTTGACTGCCCTTGAAGGGGCCGACCGCAGTGCACTCCCCCAACATCCCGAGTTGAGAGAGTTGGTGTCCAAGGCGATATATCACCTCAATTTGTACCACACTGGAGGTCACTCGCAAAGGTTGACATTTGTGCCGTGA